In Neisseria brasiliensis, the following proteins share a genomic window:
- a CDS encoding phage head morphogenesis protein, which produces MNPEDIKAIFGLEPEAAVEYLKQKGVAVSWDWQDMLDDAHATAFTVAKTAGMDVANDIYRAVVNAAETGQTLEQFQKTLTPVLQSKGWWGRTQATNPDTGEAQTVQLGSPHRLKTIYLTNMQSAYMAGRYAEMMDSVDTHPYWQYVAINDSRTRDSHRRMHGRVYAATDPVWNTMYPPLDFRCRCRVRPLSRAAGESRALPSPTLETQTVDIGSNEYTGEARYAQRTGLRIDGKFVAPSAGFNANQGQTMLSRMASVAVQKAHAVHPDIARIALKIMMGNAKFKAALSAADLAWVQKILKG; this is translated from the coding sequence ATGAATCCGGAAGACATCAAGGCAATTTTCGGCCTAGAGCCGGAAGCAGCGGTCGAATACTTGAAGCAAAAAGGCGTGGCTGTGTCGTGGGACTGGCAGGATATGCTCGACGATGCCCACGCCACCGCGTTCACCGTGGCCAAAACCGCAGGCATGGACGTGGCCAATGATATTTATCGCGCCGTTGTCAACGCCGCCGAGACCGGCCAAACGCTGGAACAGTTCCAAAAAACACTCACACCGGTATTGCAAAGCAAAGGCTGGTGGGGGCGCACCCAAGCAACCAATCCGGATACCGGCGAAGCCCAAACCGTTCAGCTCGGCAGCCCGCATCGACTGAAAACCATCTACCTGACCAACATGCAGTCGGCCTACATGGCCGGACGCTATGCGGAGATGATGGACTCGGTCGATACGCATCCGTATTGGCAATATGTCGCCATCAACGACAGCCGCACCCGCGACAGTCACCGCCGCATGCACGGTCGCGTCTATGCCGCCACCGACCCGGTTTGGAATACCATGTATCCGCCACTCGATTTCCGCTGCCGCTGCCGCGTGCGCCCCTTGTCCCGCGCAGCAGGCGAAAGCCGCGCCTTGCCCAGCCCGACCCTCGAAACCCAAACAGTCGACATCGGCAGCAACGAATACACAGGCGAAGCCCGCTACGCCCAACGCACCGGCTTGCGTATCGACGGCAAATTTGTCGCACCGAGCGCAGGTTTCAATGCCAACCAAGGTCAAACCATGCTCTCACGCATGGCTTCGGTTGCCGTTCAAAAAGCCCACGCCGTCCACCCCGACATCGCCCGAATCGCGCTGAAAATCATGATGGGCAATGCCAAATTCAAAGCAGCTTTGTCTGCCGCCGATTTAGCATGGGTGCAAAAAATCCTGAAAGGCTGA
- a CDS encoding phage virion morphogenesis protein, producing the protein MIEINLDSKSVDRSLSQLLTNLGHSRKMMRAVATEMTSLTEENFENESFGGDKWPQSKRAAQGGKTLQLTGQLAASISTQVGNDFTRIGSNKPYAAIHHLGGQAGRGRKVTIPARPYLPINGSGQLQNGADKRIIDIALESLKAGL; encoded by the coding sequence ATGATTGAAATCAACCTAGACTCAAAATCAGTAGACCGCAGCTTGAGCCAGCTGTTAACCAATCTAGGCCACTCACGTAAAATGATGAGAGCCGTGGCCACCGAAATGACCTCACTCACGGAAGAAAACTTCGAGAATGAGAGTTTCGGCGGCGATAAATGGCCACAAAGCAAACGCGCAGCGCAAGGCGGCAAAACCCTGCAACTGACCGGCCAACTTGCCGCCAGTATTTCCACCCAAGTCGGCAACGACTTCACTCGTATCGGCAGCAACAAACCCTATGCCGCCATCCACCATCTCGGCGGCCAAGCCGGACGCGGCAGAAAAGTCACCATCCCAGCCAGACCATACCTCCCCATCAACGGCAGCGGCCAACTCCAAAACGGAGCCGATAAAAGAATCATCGATATCGCGCTCGAATCACTCAAAGCAGGTCTCTAA